GCGAGACCCTGGCCGCGCACGGCGCCACCGCGAAAGCCGAGCGCAGGGAGATTGCGATCGATTTGCGGGACGACTGGGCGCAAGCCCTGCGCGACAGCGGTTTCCGGCCCGACGAGCCGTCGGCATGGATCGCCGAAGGCCTGCTGATCTATCTGCCCGCCAGCGCCCAGGAGCAGCTGTTCACCGGGATCGACGCGCTGGCTGCTCCGGGCAGCCATGCGGCGGTCGAGGAGGGCCGACCGATGGATCGCGATGCTTTCCGCGAGAAGGTCGACGAAGCGAAGGCAAGCGACGACGAGCGGGGCCAGTGGTGGCAGCTGGTGTACAACGAGCAGCATGCGCCGGCCGCGCAGTGGTTCGCCGAGCGCGGGTGGACGGCGCAGGACACCACGTTGATCGACTATCTGAAGACCGTGGGCCGCTCGGTCGAGTCGGCGGACGCCGAGGCGGCCAACATGCTGTCCAGCATCACGCTGGTGAGCGCGATCAAAAGCTAGGCGCTAATTCCACATCACCGGCCGGAGGAACCGGTTGATGCGGCGCAGATACTCGGGCTGGCTGACGTGCAGGATGTGGTTGCCCGGGAACCAGTGCAGCGCACAGCGATCCCAGTGCTCCCAGAGCGCCTCGGCCTGCTCAGGCGGCGCCAGCCGATCACCGAGGCCGGTGATGATCAGTCGCCGATCCCGCGGCACCAACGGCTCGTAGTTCAACGCGCAGTGGTACGCCGAGGCGGCCGCGGACTCGTCACGTCCGATGGTGCCGAACTTGCGGCCCATTTCGATCAGTTTGTTGGCCGGCCACCACTCGTCGAACGTCGACTCCGGAGTGACCACCGGAACGTTGGGAATCACCGCCTCCAGCCGGTCATCGGCCGAGGCGACCAGCGCTGAGGTATAGCCGCCCAACGACATTCCGGTGAGCGCAATGCGTTCGACTCCCGTGTCGCGCAACCAGTTCACGACGGATCGGAAGTCGTGGACCGCTTGGCCCATGGTCTCGGCGAATCCGGCCATGCCTTGGGAGAAGAAGCCGTATCCGCTGAAGGGCGAGCCTTTTTCGGCGCGACGGCCGTGGAACGGCAGCGTGTACAGCAGCACGTCGTATCCGGTCCTGTAGAACCACGGCAGCGAGAAGAACAGCCCGTTGAACAGATAGGGCGAACCCATGAAACCGTGGATCACACACAACGTCGGCCGCGGACCGTCGTCGTGGCGCCAATGCTGGGCCCACACAACGTTGTTGCGCTCCAGTCGCTTCCACTGCTTACGCATATCCGGATTGATCGGTACGAAGCTGCTCTCGAATCGCAGATTCTCCACGTTGCCGTGTGCGATGTACTGCGCGACAGGGTTCGCCGGGCGGGTCGTCACGGCGGGCACGTCGGTGGGCGCGGGAAAGGATGCCACCGGGTCGCGGCGCGCGGCGAGCTCGGCGTAGAACTCGAGATTGCTGCGCTCGCGGTGCAGGTCCGACCGGCGCACGATGCTCTTGGCTACGGTCGGCAGCATGGACGCCCCGACCAGCGACGCGATCGCCGTGCGCAGACCGATGTCGGCCACCGCGGAGGCGTCGACGGTGAGCCGCTGAAGTGCGGTCAGATCGGAGCGGTCGGGCAATCCCTCGTATCCGGCGTCGGCACCCGGCACATCGGGCACCGGCACAGGAATGGGCAAGTCGACGTTCGACGTCATTGTCGCGGCCTTTCGAGGTCGGCATCTGTCATCGGATGCTAACTGGGCGCGCGGTTCACAACAGGTGATACACCGTCGCGCCGCCGACCTTCACCGGTCGGTAATGCTGCTGTACCCAGTCGGCGATCTGCCCACCGACCCGGTCGTGGCTGCGCATCCGGCCGCTTTCGACGTAGTAACTGATCTTCTGGGCGTGCACGTCGTCGATGAATTGCGCCAGGGTGGGCACCGGGTCGTTGCTCCAGCCGCCGATCGCCATCACCGCGGTGCCGGACGCGATTTCCAGGGAGGCCGCCGCCTGTGAACCGGAGGTCGCCGCCGACCACAGAGTGGGGGTGGCGGCCAGCATCTCGGCCAGCTGCGGGTCGACTCTGTCCGAACTGGCGCCCATCATCATCTTCGTGCCGAAACGGTTGCCGACGGTCGGCCACACGTCGGCGGTGTGGGCGGCATTCGGTATCGAGCCGTT
This is a stretch of genomic DNA from Mycobacterium sp. ELW1. It encodes these proteins:
- a CDS encoding alpha/beta fold hydrolase → MTSNVDLPIPVPVPDVPGADAGYEGLPDRSDLTALQRLTVDASAVADIGLRTAIASLVGASMLPTVAKSIVRRSDLHRERSNLEFYAELAARRDPVASFPAPTDVPAVTTRPANPVAQYIAHGNVENLRFESSFVPINPDMRKQWKRLERNNVVWAQHWRHDDGPRPTLCVIHGFMGSPYLFNGLFFSLPWFYRTGYDVLLYTLPFHGRRAEKGSPFSGYGFFSQGMAGFAETMGQAVHDFRSVVNWLRDTGVERIALTGMSLGGYTSALVASADDRLEAVIPNVPVVTPESTFDEWWPANKLIEMGRKFGTIGRDESAAASAYHCALNYEPLVPRDRRLIITGLGDRLAPPEQAEALWEHWDRCALHWFPGNHILHVSQPEYLRRINRFLRPVMWN
- a CDS encoding class I SAM-dependent methyltransferase, giving the protein MRSDNDTWDITTSVGSTALFVAAARALEAQKPDPLAVDPFAEVFCRAVGGPWAAVLDGEAPDHPLKTPEFGQHFVTFQAARTRYFDAYFRAAAQAGVRQVVLLAAGLDSRAYRLDWPAGTTVYELDQPQVLEFKRETLAAHGATAKAERREIAIDLRDDWAQALRDSGFRPDEPSAWIAEGLLIYLPASAQEQLFTGIDALAAPGSHAAVEEGRPMDRDAFREKVDEAKASDDERGQWWQLVYNEQHAPAAQWFAERGWTAQDTTLIDYLKTVGRSVESADAEAANMLSSITLVSAIKS